aaaaaaatatcaacagaaGACTTGAACGACCTCCTCAATGTGAAATATTCAGCGCTGCGTCACGTGACAGGAGTCCAGAAGCTTCCATGTGACTTATCAGTGTGtttggaagaaaagaaaagaaaacaaacccaaaaaacCTGTTGGACTGCATCTCACCCACATAACAACACACTCTGATAACCCAGTCCCGTCCGCGTGACGGAAACACACCTGGGCGTTCTGAACTCACCTCCGCCGACGAAGGAGTAGGACAGCCTGAAGCGCAGCTCGTTGACGTAGACGGCGTCGTCCGCGACGCTCTGAGGAGGAAAGCAGGACAAAGTCTGGAAATCTGAAGTCGAACACGGACTCGAGAGCGAGAGGAAGATTTCTCAACTCCTCGTCAGTGGACAGAATTCATGCTTTCATCTAGAAATAGAAAGAAACGTGTTTAAAGGGCACATCAAACCATGTGATTTTAtggtccatgtaaacagagTGAGAAGCTGCACTGAGGGTCAGCGAAGGGTtaatgaagacaaaacagaagtATGTGTCCTGACACACCAGTGAAACAAGTTTGTTCAGCGATCATGTGGAAGGGAAGTCACATGCGCTGCTCAACTTTGATTGCCAGCATGGATTTCAAATCAGCAATGAGAATAAAAGTAACTTTCATTACAGTCATCAAAGCGAGTAAACAGTCATGACCGCTACTGATGATTTCTGCTCTTATCAAGTCTCAGTTATCTGCTGTCGAAACAGCAGGTGATAACCGACCATCATGAGACCGAATGAGTCAAACTGGGtcagtgccacacacacacacacacacacacacacacacacgcacagcgtCGCTGAGATACCTTGTTGAAGAGGAACGTGATGAAGCCCTCCTTGAAGGCCAGCGTCAGGTTGGCCGTGGTGTCTCCACAGCCTCCTTGGGTCTTCGTCTTGTTCGGCTGAACGATGAAGGTTCCATTGGCCTAAAACAGCAGAAGCACATGTGAGGTCTGGTTAGCCTGCGGATGCTAGCGACGCCATAGCTGCTTCCTGCAATatgtgaaaataagaaaaaaagttgaacagggactgttttccagTGTTATCTACTTgagtctgcagtgtttttaggGAGATTCGTGGACATCGGTCCACCAGCAGATAACACCTAGCAAGTGAAGGTTAGCTAGCTTCCTGCCTGCAGAACAACACTAGCTTGAAAGCCACATTATAaaagatcagttttttttaaagataagtGTGCTAAAGGCTAACCTACTGCTGACTGAACTTAGACTCTGGACTACATCTGACCCCCCTGTAGGACTTCCCCACCCAGCAGATAATCTGAGGAGAAACGCTGCTTCAACAGGAAGTCGCCACGCCATAATGAAACCTGTTCAACCTCTCATTGTCGCCATGCGAGGGTCACATGAAAAGCTTTTCAGTTCCCGAAAATGAGATGTTGATGGCTGCTGAAGGCTGAGTCACACACTCCCGACCCAAACGCAGGCTCTGAAGTACCTCTGGCGTCTGCACCCGGATCTGAAGCGCCATCATGGCCATCAGGCACACCGCCTTGCCCTTCATCAGGGTGTAGTTCCCCACTGTCAGGTTGGCGCTTGGTGTAGGCGCCGGTCGAGGTGTGGTTgttggggtggtggtggtgttgtgtGCAGGGGTGGTGGTGTTGTGTGCAGGGGTGGTGGTGTTGTGTGCAGGGGTGGTGGCGTTGTGTGCAGGGGTGGTGGTCTTGTGTGCAGGGGTGGTGGCGTTGTGTGCAGGGGTGGTGGCGTTGTGTGCAGGGGTGGTGGCGTTGTGTgcaggggtggtggtggtggtcttgggtgtgggggtggggctgttgGGGCTGAATGGGGCTGCGGGCGTCTCCGTTGCCGGCGGTCTGGCGGCCGCGGCGGTGCCAGTCAGCGACAGCACTGCAGTGAAACGAAGAGATTTACATGTTAATGTTCATACTCGCTAACAAAAACATGTGCTGCCGtcctcccagcatgctttgcagTTAAACATTTTCCCACATTCATTTCTCCAGTCCTGCTCAGTCAGTATCAGAACCAATCAATGAGAGTGAGATCAGGTCTTCAAGCTACTCACACCCGACCGATCACAGATATCGATGGTGACCAgatgccacttcctgtttctcggCCTACGTCAACAGCGTCACCATCTCGGTTCGGTGTACATCGCTATGGTGTCACGCTGAACCGGTTCAACTGCGGTCAGACCGTCGAATGGTAAATGAGAGTCCGGTTATTGATCTCTGATTTGGGTCAGTGTCAGGCTGAGTCTGGCTCTGACGTCTTTGACCACATCACCCACACGCCGCATGCTATCGTCAGCCATCGCCACTGTCTGCCCTGGAATGTCAGAAGACCTTCAGACGTATTTGTTTAGAAACGTTCTGGCTTGATCTATGCCCCAGCCCACCATGGTGGCGACGCTGACGTATTCCAAAAACCAAATAGTTTGAAAAGCGGCGTGTCGTCAGTATAAACTGCGTCTGTTCTGACGGACGAGCCAAAGACTCCCAGCTAATCCAGGAAGTCACAGCCAGCTCTGAAACAGAAACGACACcaactcctcttcctccttacTGGAGAAAtacacacttaaacacacacagacggacagacaaacacacactcgcacacacagacgcacacgaACAAACCAGATGTGCCGTTGGCGCTCTTACCTGCAAGAGCAAAGTACACGAGCACAGCAGCCTTCATGGTGTCAGCTCCCACAACAGCCAACACAAAGTCAGCGTGCggcaacctgtgtgtgtgtgttttataccacggctcacacacacacacacagggaggagtggcctctgcacacacagcagcactgagCGTGAAGAAGTTTACAGAACCCTAACTCTGCGCTGTTCACACAGAATGAAACGGCGTTCGACCCTCCGGGCGCAGAAACACCGACCAGAGAACATCTCAGAGGGGTTGAGTTGCTGTTTTATGATTTGGACGTGTTTCCTGGACTTTGTCTGTGAACAGGAAGCTGG
The nucleotide sequence above comes from Salarias fasciatus chromosome 3, fSalaFa1.1, whole genome shotgun sequence. Encoded proteins:
- the cd68 gene encoding macrosialin; the encoded protein is MKAAVLVYFALAVLSLTGTAAAARPPATETPAAPFSPNSPTPTPKTTTTTPAHNATTPAHNATTPAHNATTPAHKTTTPAHNATTPAHNTTTPAHNTTTPAHNTTTTPTTTPRPAPTPSANLTVGNYTLMKGKAVCLMAMMALQIRVQTPEANGTFIVQPNKTKTQGGCGDTTANLTLAFKEGFITFLFNKSVADDAVYVNELRFRLSYSFVGGGNADYQADNSSVHLFSARVGHSYSCRAQSLSMGKGLYLDVDQDRMQAFNLTKANEFGTPDHCPADQSDYRVAVGVGVTLLVLIVVVVVVYLLGRRRRTDGYQSL